A region of the Candidatus Bathyarchaeota archaeon genome:
ATTTAAGTTTTACCATCTCATAAAAATTTCTGTTAAGCTTTTACAGTTTAGTTTTTATACTCGAAATCCTGCATTAATCGCTATGACCACGGCTACAATAGATGAGATTTCAAATGGGAGGTTTATTCTTGGAATGGGGTCCAGCGGTGGGAAATGCATACTACAGGGACTTGAATAAGTTGTAGAATCGTTTAGCGTAGCTGGCAATGAAGGTGAATGCAGAGATAAGTTATTTAAATATATAACAGCAGGAGTGAATACTCTAATTTTATGGCCGACAGGTAATTATAGACAAACTATTAAAAAATTTAAGGATTTTAACAAGATTAGTTAATCGAGAACGCCTCCTAGAGCATACTTTAAAAGACATGATTTACAACTTATTCAAGTCTTAATTAATTTCTATAACACATATGAAAGCTTCACATTTAAGGTAAATAAGAGCTCTCAATTCTACTTATTGGCTACCT
Encoded here:
- a CDS encoding LLM class flavin-dependent oxidoreductase, whose protein sequence is MKISVKLLQFSFYTRNPALIAMTTATIDEISNGRFILGMGSSGGKCILQGLE